In the genome of Acaryochloris sp. CCMEE 5410, the window CGCCTCAATCATGACGTAGACGCCTGCCTGAGTTGCGGCTTGAAAAATTTCTTCGCCAAAGCGGGCAATCACCGCTTTGTTGGCAGTGACCACATGCTTCCCTTGAGCGATGGCTTCTAGAATCAGGGAGCGAGCGGGTTCAAGGCCACCAATCACTTCAACCACCATATCGATGGTGGGGTCATTAACGATGGCGTTGAGATCCGTGGTGAGCACCTCAGTCGAGAGATTTAGGCTGCGCGCTTTCTCTAAGGACCGCACCCCAACTTTGGCAATTTTAAGCTCTTGCAAGAGGGGATGACGGCCTTTGGGGTTCGCAAAGATTTCGCCCACTCCTGTACCTACGGTTCCTAATCCAAGTAAGCCAATTTTGAAACCCATGGTTATGCCCCATCTCGATCACAAACTTTATTGTGACATTCAGATTCAAGTCTTCAACACGATATGGGGAAAAATTCTGGTCATCGAGTGAAGATAGGCAGATTGTGTAGTCCCAAGCGGAGGTCAGTCAGCATAAACAGTCAATTCATCGGTTAACCTAGCCACTAAAGTTTTTAGCGACTATCCGCAGGATGGGAAACCTGAGTCTTGTAGGCATTGTCATGGATGTAGTCGTTCCTCTAGCCAAAACGCTCCATTGATCGAGTCTCTGTCCCAAGATGGGTAAACCAGCAATCTCTTTGCCCCAGTAAATCTTGTTCTAAAGGTGCCCATTGATGCAGAAGCATATCAGCCGTGTCCTCCTCACCTTGATCGCCATCTCTGTGACTTTACTGCTGACTGAGTGTCACGTTGGCAAACTCACCCCAATTCTAGTTGGCAAAAAAATATGGCTGAATGATGATGAAGACCTGATGGAAAAAGAGATTCGCAAAATCATACCTGAAGGCAGCTCTATCACGGAAGCTCACAATATTTTGCACCTGAATGGATATCAGTGTGGCTATTTTAAGGAATCCGATGCTGTCGATACGATAGAGAGCAATAGAACAAGTAAAGATGCAGATTATTTATTCTGCTATTTGCAAATATCAAGGCTTGTTTGTGCCCAAACGTATAAACCTTCCATTTACTACAAGGATGAAAAGGTTACACGGGTGAATATTAAGCTTGGGGGATGGTGCTTATAATCATTACTGCGCTCACTTGGCTAACTGTAGTTTTGTCGCAACTTCAAGATCCTTAACAGGGTAAGCACTTTCAGCAGGTGTCAGAAGGGCCTCATAATTTCCAGAAATAACAGATTCACGCTGTTCTGCCACAAAGTTCGAAATATCTTCAATGTCAAGAATCCACTCTTGGGCATACTGACGAATCGCCTCTCTCCGCAAACCCAATTGAATCGCTCGCCGCTCCAGCTTATAACCGGCTGGATTATGGTCTGGGTCCCATTGCAAACGCACATCAGAGGCATGAACCGCCTTTTGCCAAGCTTCTTGGCTCTCATATAGCCCAGATTGAAAGGAAGAATGTACAGCTTGGGCCAAGATCGAGTCAAACGCAGATCGTTTTAAGCGGATAGCCAGAATAACTTCTTGCCCAGGCTTAGCACCCCAGCCCGCGCGATACATCATCCACAAAAAGTTGGGTTTAATCCACGTCATCCGCGAAAGCTTAAACTCACCACCAAAGTAACCGTGTTGAGCGGCAAAATCACCAATAGCAGGTCGATAAGCCTGATACACCACAATTGAATCAGCATCGTATTGGGCCAAGATGACTCGTCCTTGCTGGGGCCAGCGGTCTTTTTGATGGAGATAAGGTTCGGTGTGCAAGGGCATAGCCAATTGAAATGGAAGGCGAATTAAATACTACAATGTAGTATAACTAGGTTCA includes:
- a CDS encoding DUF4291 domain-containing protein codes for the protein MPLHTEPYLHQKDRWPQQGRVILAQYDADSIVVYQAYRPAIGDFAAQHGYFGGEFKLSRMTWIKPNFLWMMYRAGWGAKPGQEVILAIRLKRSAFDSILAQAVHSSFQSGLYESQEAWQKAVHASDVRLQWDPDHNPAGYKLERRAIQLGLRREAIRQYAQEWILDIEDISNFVAEQRESVISGNYEALLTPAESAYPVKDLEVATKLQLAK